The following are encoded together in the Bradyrhizobium sp. CCGUVB1N3 genome:
- a CDS encoding Coenzyme F420 hydrogenase/dehydrogenase, beta subunit C-terminal domain — MGELARIKRNGLCHGCGACATAVGGDKIKMSMTSAGYLRPEEQQPLATADEEIVQKVCSGAELQHLPSTEVSYDRSWGPIVSLETGFSTDADVRYLGSSGGVISAIAIHLLETRAVDFILHTSADPNDPVGNITRPSTTRAEIIEAAGSRYAPSAPLADLEAYLSRERTFAFIGKPCDVAALRRMARSDPRIDRLIPFKISFFCAGVPSRKGALAVVEKLGVEQNELVKFSYRGRGWPGWTRATRRDGSEEKMDYNSSWGYILSPRVQFRCKICPDGTGEFADITCADAWYSEDGYPDFTERDGRSLIMARTPSGRALLDTIRQAGALSCESLPIADIRKMQPHQYNRKRAVFVRLLAMRFKAFSTPKYRGLSLLALALQSSPVWLLRNFLGTYLRLRKSESL; from the coding sequence ATGGGTGAACTGGCCCGTATCAAGCGCAATGGGCTTTGCCATGGTTGCGGCGCTTGCGCGACGGCGGTCGGGGGCGACAAGATCAAAATGTCTATGACTTCGGCAGGCTATTTGCGGCCTGAGGAGCAGCAGCCGTTGGCAACTGCCGATGAGGAAATCGTACAAAAAGTTTGCTCCGGAGCGGAGCTGCAACATTTGCCATCAACGGAGGTTAGCTACGACCGGTCCTGGGGGCCTATCGTTTCGCTCGAGACCGGATTTTCCACCGACGCGGACGTTCGCTATCTTGGTTCTTCTGGTGGTGTGATTTCCGCGATCGCGATCCATCTTCTCGAGACGCGCGCTGTTGACTTCATCCTCCATACGTCCGCCGACCCAAACGATCCCGTTGGCAATATCACCCGGCCCAGCACGACGCGCGCCGAGATCATCGAGGCCGCCGGCTCTCGCTACGCGCCATCCGCGCCTCTGGCGGATCTCGAGGCCTACTTGTCCAGAGAGCGCACCTTCGCCTTTATCGGCAAGCCATGCGACGTTGCAGCACTGCGACGAATGGCACGCTCGGACCCGCGCATCGATCGACTCATCCCGTTCAAGATATCGTTCTTTTGCGCCGGGGTACCAAGCCGCAAGGGTGCCCTAGCGGTCGTTGAAAAGCTGGGCGTCGAGCAGAACGAACTCGTCAAATTTTCCTACAGAGGACGGGGCTGGCCTGGCTGGACTCGCGCGACGCGCCGGGACGGGTCAGAGGAGAAAATGGATTACAATTCCTCCTGGGGATACATTCTGAGCCCGCGCGTGCAGTTTCGTTGCAAGATCTGTCCGGATGGCACCGGCGAATTTGCGGATATCACGTGTGCCGACGCTTGGTACAGCGAGGACGGCTATCCCGACTTCACGGAGCGTGACGGTCGTAGCCTGATCATGGCCCGCACACCCTCCGGCCGGGCGCTGCTCGACACCATCAGACAGGCGGGCGCATTGAGTTGTGAATCGTTGCCAATAGCCGACATCCGCAAGATGCAACCGCATCAGTACAACCGCAAAAGAGCGGTCTTCGTCCGCCTGCTGGCGATGCGCTTCAAGGCGTTCTCAACCCCGAAATATCGAGGTCTCTCCCTGCTGGCGTTGGCGCTGCAATCGTCCCCGGTCTGGCTACTTCGGAATTTTCTGGGAACGTACTTGCGGCTGCGCAAGTCCGAGAGTTTGTAA
- a CDS encoding glycosyltransferase family 4 protein, whose translation MQILCVHQGYELYGSDRTFISSLLALRNRYSDANISVVLPREGDLSRTLLDMGFQVTLRELWVLRKANGIRKNIVRLLALPFHVLRAMRELRSYTLVYINTSVIFDYALASRFSSCASILHIHEIPTGLAMHLIKTIIHATTAVLVYNSAATKRAFGLSDDRRQFVLHNGIPDQSPTASRQPFSDDASKACLLLIGRINDWKGQDLLVDAVAALPAAHRAILSIKFAGASFEEGPETGRLVAKVREAALETQVDFEGFVKDPADLYQWADVVVVPSKKPEPFGLVAVEAMAHARPVIGADHGGLTEIIVDKQTGLLFTPRDATALAKALQFALDEPDTMRAFGICGRERYLKDFTEDHYKEHFLRIVEKAINKLTDSSRERPANLGSDR comes from the coding sequence ATGCAAATCCTCTGCGTCCACCAAGGCTACGAGCTTTACGGCTCCGACAGAACGTTCATCAGCTCGCTGCTGGCTCTAAGGAACAGATACTCCGACGCGAATATCTCAGTGGTCCTGCCACGCGAGGGCGATCTGTCTCGGACCCTGCTGGACATGGGCTTTCAGGTCACGTTAAGGGAGCTTTGGGTCCTGCGAAAAGCAAACGGTATCCGGAAGAACATCGTTCGCCTGCTCGCGCTGCCTTTTCATGTTCTGCGCGCGATGCGCGAACTGCGTAGCTACACGCTGGTATATATTAATACGTCAGTCATCTTCGATTATGCCCTCGCTTCCCGCTTCTCGTCATGCGCATCCATCCTGCACATTCACGAAATCCCGACGGGCTTGGCGATGCACCTCATCAAGACCATCATACACGCGACAACGGCTGTTCTCGTCTACAACTCCGCCGCTACAAAGCGCGCGTTTGGTCTTTCCGACGACCGCCGCCAGTTCGTGTTGCACAACGGGATTCCAGATCAGTCGCCCACCGCATCGAGGCAACCGTTTTCTGACGATGCCAGCAAGGCCTGCCTGCTTCTGATCGGGCGGATCAACGATTGGAAAGGGCAAGACCTCCTCGTCGACGCCGTTGCAGCGCTGCCGGCAGCGCATCGCGCAATCCTGAGCATCAAATTTGCAGGCGCGTCCTTCGAAGAGGGTCCGGAGACCGGCAGGCTTGTAGCAAAGGTCCGCGAGGCCGCACTGGAGACCCAGGTCGATTTCGAAGGATTTGTGAAAGATCCGGCCGATTTGTATCAGTGGGCTGACGTCGTTGTCGTACCGTCCAAGAAGCCAGAACCCTTTGGTCTCGTTGCCGTGGAAGCGATGGCCCACGCACGTCCAGTGATAGGCGCTGACCATGGCGGACTGACGGAGATCATCGTGGACAAGCAAACTGGCTTGCTATTCACCCCGAGAGACGCGACGGCTTTGGCCAAAGCACTGCAATTTGCCTTGGACGAGCCCGACACAATGCGCGCTTTTGGGATTTGCGGTCGTGAACGGTACCTGAAAGACTTTACCGAAGATCATTACAAGGAGCACTTTCTGCGCATTGTAGAGAAGGCCATAAACAAACTGACAGATTCCTCACGGGAGCGCCCAGCTAACCTTGGGAGCGACCGTTGA
- a CDS encoding polysaccharide pyruvyl transferase family protein — protein MTVKARNKTLEIGLLWHTFSHGNLGVDALARGHANLLRRAAQKVGVDAHFTSLGAGQNHRAELPSDVTNGPEPQLKQLMKGNFGFLDAVRSCDVIFDIGEGDSFTDIYGVRRFARLAGTKLAALALAKPLILAPQTIGPFNNLVCRRTAIMVMRRATGVFTRDDLSSAFLSESGIANAAEFIDVAFAVPVVKQAKAADRLRVCLNVSGLLYNQGYTGKNELGMALDYASLTHSLIEGMSKRSGVEIHLLAHVSGSGGADDDAPVMHELKRRYPSAVTAPLFETAEQAKSYLSGMDFVVAGRMHACIGAFSAGVPVVPIAYSRKFNGLFNTLRYTHYIDGKVDNEDVALGKIMAAFDARDALALDVERGLTIADARLARYEDQLIQILTDASGTKSR, from the coding sequence GTGACCGTAAAAGCGCGCAACAAGACTCTGGAAATAGGCCTTCTTTGGCACACCTTCAGCCATGGCAATCTGGGCGTCGATGCTCTGGCGCGCGGGCATGCCAATCTGCTGCGTCGTGCAGCGCAGAAAGTTGGTGTCGATGCGCATTTCACGTCGCTTGGTGCGGGCCAGAATCATCGCGCCGAACTGCCTAGTGACGTCACGAATGGCCCGGAGCCGCAGCTCAAACAGTTGATGAAGGGCAACTTCGGATTCCTTGACGCCGTCCGAAGCTGCGACGTCATTTTCGACATCGGCGAAGGCGATAGCTTTACCGACATCTACGGGGTGCGGCGGTTCGCGCGATTGGCCGGAACAAAGTTGGCCGCACTTGCGTTGGCCAAGCCATTGATCCTGGCCCCGCAAACCATCGGACCATTCAACAACTTGGTTTGCCGGCGTACTGCGATCATGGTGATGCGCCGCGCCACGGGCGTCTTTACACGCGACGATCTTTCCTCGGCGTTTCTCAGCGAAAGTGGAATTGCGAACGCCGCCGAGTTCATTGACGTTGCCTTTGCCGTACCTGTCGTCAAGCAAGCCAAGGCGGCTGACCGATTGCGGGTTTGCCTGAACGTCTCAGGCCTCCTCTATAATCAGGGATACACCGGCAAGAACGAGCTCGGCATGGCCCTCGACTATGCGTCCTTGACGCATTCCCTGATCGAGGGGATGAGCAAGCGATCGGGTGTTGAGATCCATCTGCTGGCCCATGTGAGCGGCTCGGGTGGCGCGGATGATGATGCCCCCGTCATGCACGAACTGAAAAGACGCTATCCTTCGGCAGTCACCGCGCCGTTGTTTGAAACCGCCGAGCAAGCCAAATCCTATCTATCGGGAATGGATTTCGTCGTCGCGGGGCGCATGCACGCCTGCATCGGAGCGTTCTCCGCCGGCGTGCCGGTCGTACCGATCGCCTATTCGCGCAAGTTCAACGGCCTGTTCAACACGCTGAGGTATACGCATTATATCGACGGCAAAGTCGACAACGAGGACGTCGCACTTGGCAAGATAATGGCGGCCTTCGATGCTCGGGACGCGTTGGCGCTCGACGTGGAAAGAGGGTTGACGATCGCAGACGCGCGCCTTGCACGATACGAAGATCAACTGATCCAAATTCTAACAGATGCTTCCGGGACGAAGTCTCGATAG
- a CDS encoding glycosyltransferase family 4 protein, with translation MEVSLILDPLLSRHGPTYIAARLAEAMNGPEAPCRVFTSVNKWSGAPLKVEVLTGLPTPGFLGRIPTRVARKLVMPLAERKLLSKVQNSKGKQIVFTFGDVSLPLAQKLHALGVTVVREKFNCARATARTILYQAYGSLGVAPSHGLDDASIKYENDGLAIADAVFCPSPQVAKSLRALGIPDDRLIATSYGWEPARFAGSHKSFPADGGVTLVFVGYLCVRKGAHILLDAWQKANIKGRLIIAGAIEPIIQERYASVLQRPDVKYMPYTDDVPSLYRSADWFVFPTLEEGGPLVTYEAAGCGVPALVSPMGAGAFTRDKVDGIVLDSVNPEEWAQEIASLPSREEERRGMAASAKSRSLDFTWDKVGARRREILQGKFR, from the coding sequence GTGGAAGTAAGCCTTATTCTTGATCCACTTTTGAGCCGGCACGGTCCGACCTACATCGCCGCCAGGCTTGCCGAAGCGATGAATGGTCCCGAGGCACCTTGTCGTGTCTTCACCTCCGTCAACAAATGGTCCGGCGCTCCCCTCAAGGTTGAGGTCTTGACAGGCCTGCCAACCCCTGGATTTCTCGGCAGGATCCCGACCAGGGTTGCTAGAAAGTTGGTGATGCCCCTCGCGGAAAGAAAACTGCTCAGCAAGGTGCAGAACTCCAAGGGAAAGCAGATTGTTTTCACATTCGGCGACGTATCGCTTCCCTTGGCTCAAAAGCTGCACGCGCTGGGCGTTACCGTCGTTCGGGAAAAATTCAACTGCGCCCGCGCGACCGCCCGCACGATCCTCTATCAGGCCTACGGCTCGCTCGGCGTGGCGCCCTCGCATGGGCTGGATGACGCTTCGATCAAATACGAAAACGACGGCCTCGCGATCGCGGATGCGGTCTTTTGTCCGAGTCCTCAGGTTGCGAAATCGCTGCGTGCCCTAGGTATTCCGGACGATCGTCTGATCGCGACCAGCTATGGTTGGGAGCCGGCCCGATTCGCGGGTAGCCACAAATCCTTTCCTGCGGATGGAGGCGTCACGCTGGTTTTCGTAGGATATCTGTGCGTACGAAAGGGCGCGCATATTTTACTGGACGCTTGGCAAAAAGCTAATATCAAGGGCCGCCTGATCATCGCCGGTGCTATCGAGCCGATCATTCAGGAACGATATGCCAGCGTTCTGCAGCGTCCGGATGTGAAGTACATGCCATATACGGACGATGTTCCCTCTCTCTATCGGTCCGCGGACTGGTTCGTCTTTCCGACGCTTGAGGAAGGCGGTCCGCTCGTGACCTATGAAGCCGCCGGTTGCGGGGTTCCTGCATTGGTATCCCCGATGGGAGCCGGCGCATTTACGCGCGACAAGGTAGATGGAATTGTTCTTGATAGCGTCAACCCCGAGGAATGGGCCCAGGAAATTGCGTCTTTACCTTCGCGCGAAGAAGAGCGCCGTGGAATGGCCGCCTCGGCGAAAAGCCGCTCGCTGGACTTCACCTGGGACAAGGTGGGAGCGCGTCGTCGGGAAATCCTGCAAGGCAAATTTCGATAA
- a CDS encoding oligosaccharide flippase family protein, with protein sequence MAVTLVCRIGVGIASLLVLARGLGPANYGFMATVLAYSSIASLVTDFGFGIQALRDIGAQPDRAGELIAACIRVKNLLVATATIIAVGALYSLNLSTELFWASLMLYASIMIMSYGDLAIMTLRGIGRFDVEAYAALVAVAIFVAIVVGIAIVRAEILTLSGALLLARVAQTILSFAVVGRFVKFGNCGFRRLGDSLRFARESSGLAVDTFLTVVPGQLDTIFVSSLLGLHAAGTYQVASRLANYVQLPIQILAQVYMPRLAHSHRNDRDAADKLERHMVLEFSGIGLVLGLAFATLAPIATPVAFGAEYIVPFDVWAAFAVLFCVKSSAAALGVALVARRGVMYRVIGQAVGVTTIILGMLVLLPKYGLVAAPASMVAGTLLTGGIYLGRLILLAHRSRSNDAVKVEA encoded by the coding sequence TTGGCCGTCACTCTCGTTTGTCGGATCGGCGTTGGCATAGCGAGCCTGCTGGTCTTGGCGAGAGGCTTGGGACCGGCCAATTACGGTTTCATGGCTACGGTTCTCGCCTACTCGTCCATCGCCTCACTGGTGACCGACTTTGGATTTGGCATACAGGCACTACGGGACATCGGCGCCCAGCCTGATCGTGCCGGTGAGCTGATCGCGGCGTGTATCCGCGTCAAAAATCTGCTGGTCGCGACCGCCACCATTATTGCGGTCGGCGCATTATACTCGCTCAATCTGTCCACCGAGCTCTTTTGGGCCAGCTTGATGCTGTATGCGTCCATCATGATCATGTCCTATGGCGATCTTGCTATCATGACGCTGCGCGGCATCGGGCGTTTTGACGTCGAGGCCTATGCAGCACTGGTCGCAGTTGCGATATTTGTCGCAATCGTGGTGGGCATTGCGATCGTGAGGGCGGAAATTCTTACCCTTTCGGGCGCGTTGCTGCTCGCACGCGTCGCTCAGACGATCCTCTCATTCGCGGTGGTGGGTCGTTTCGTCAAATTCGGCAATTGTGGGTTTCGACGTCTGGGCGATTCCCTGCGGTTCGCACGGGAGTCTTCGGGTCTGGCGGTCGATACGTTCCTGACCGTCGTTCCGGGCCAATTGGACACCATCTTTGTGAGCAGTCTGCTCGGTCTGCACGCAGCCGGCACTTATCAAGTGGCATCGCGACTAGCGAACTATGTTCAGCTGCCAATTCAAATTCTCGCACAGGTTTATATGCCGCGCCTGGCCCACAGCCATCGCAACGATCGCGATGCCGCGGACAAGCTCGAGCGTCATATGGTCCTTGAGTTCTCCGGCATAGGTCTGGTCCTGGGGCTTGCGTTCGCGACCCTTGCGCCGATCGCGACTCCGGTGGCTTTCGGCGCAGAGTACATCGTTCCGTTTGACGTATGGGCCGCCTTCGCAGTCCTTTTCTGCGTAAAATCTTCGGCGGCGGCGCTCGGAGTTGCGTTGGTTGCCCGCCGAGGCGTGATGTACCGCGTGATCGGCCAGGCTGTGGGAGTTACAACCATCATACTCGGTATGCTCGTTCTCTTGCCAAAGTACGGTTTGGTGGCGGCTCCCGCCTCGATGGTTGCCGGCACCCTGCTAACGGGCGGCATATATCTCGGCAGACTTATCCTGTTAGCCCATAGATCGCGCTCGAATGATGCAGTCAAAGTCGAAGCGTGA